In Hevea brasiliensis isolate MT/VB/25A 57/8 chromosome 13, ASM3005281v1, whole genome shotgun sequence, a single genomic region encodes these proteins:
- the LOC131172232 gene encoding proline-rich receptor-like protein kinase PERK9 yields MESPPHSPQGSPLQVSPLAMRSPNPDSSPQQTPPPPPTATYKRKIRSKSTRPMASAPPLTKRKDPPTTPLSEPPPKNPKTSASTRQGVGVSTSTPQAKSPSSSKKQTSAATQVSKLPWPLPDATHKATFKRLKDRKVQPTRLDGICA; encoded by the exons ATGGAATCGCCTCCCCATTCCCCTCAAGGCTCTCCTCTCCAAGTCTCGCCCTTGGCAATGCGGTCCCCTAATCCCGATTCCTCTCCACAACAAACCCCTCCACCACCTCCCACAGCCACTTATAAGAGAAAAATTCGATCGAAATCCACCCGACCCATGGCTTCTGCACCACCTCTCAcaaaacgcaaagacccacctaCCACTCCACTTtcagagcctccacccaaaaaccccaaaacttcAGCTTCCACACGACAAGGGGTTGGCGTTTCTACCTCTACCccacaagccaaatcaccctcttcTAGCAAAAAGCAAACTTCAGCAGCAACACAGGTATCTAAACTACCTTGGCCCCTTCCTGATGCAACTCACAAGGCAACCTTTAAGAGACTCAAGGACAGGaaagtgcaacccactag gttggatggaatttgtgcataa